From a single Culex pipiens pallens isolate TS unplaced genomic scaffold, TS_CPP_V2 Cpp_Un0002, whole genome shotgun sequence genomic region:
- the LOC120417432 gene encoding uncharacterized protein LOC120417432: MHFSAFTDFRRCDFAGIRTGAPENLNNKLQSGLDSIIMMQPIAASQSDLLADPARAGLLARELHKLNVHVAAIQEVRWPGHGEREFTAVDPIANTSFKYHIYYSGGEKAMHGVGFVVIGDQKNRVIKWKVVNDRICVLRIKGKFFNYSLINIYAPTNDKPDDEKDAFYERLDKTYGECPRHDVKIVIGDANAQVGREAFFHPVIGKESLHPRTNDNGLRLVNFAAARGMAICSTFFARMNIRKHTWRHPNGESCTQIDHVLVDGRHFSDVMDVRSYRGPNIDSDHFLVACKIRARLSNVLTPRTARIARLNVQRLASSDVAAEYSRKLDERINEDAPTGNLDEQWGALQSIVNTTATEVIGTTRGRKPKGWFDAECQRVTDEKNEARKRMLVKGTRRNCERYSELRRAEKRIHRRKEREYDETVLAEAEAQYNANDKRRFYATVNGVRRKTTPSPVMCNDTEGNLLTDKTAVAARWKEHFQQLLNGEAREGIVEDRIHVEEDGKAVDPPTLEEVAKAVKELKNGKSAGKDGLPAELFKHGSTRMTEILHQIILRIWCEKQLPTDWLDGLVTPIYKKGQRLDCANYRGITILNAAYKVLSRILWSKLRPMTETFVGEYQCGFRAGRSTTDQMFTLRQILDKFREYNLQTHHLFIDFKAAYDSVKRNELWKIMVEHGFPAKLIRLIRATLDGAKSSVRIANETSEAFVTLDGLKQGDALSNLLFIIALEGAARRAGVQRNGTLITKSHMLLGYADDIDIIGIDRRSVEEAFVPFKREAAKIGLTINTAKTKYLVAGRARGSAGDGVSEVEIDGERYEVVDEFVYLGTLVTCDNDVSCEVKRRISAANRAFNGLRSQLRSRSLRTPTKITLYRTLILPVALYGHESWTLKEADQRALGVFERRILRSIFGGKQVGDRWRRRMNFELYQDYKHADIVKVIKHDRLKWAGHVARMSDERAAKTIFSSEPGRGRRLRGRPRTRWLCAVDEDARAANIVGDWRRAAQDRASWKSSISSALGR; this comes from the coding sequence ATCCTGCACGTGCTGGCCTTCTTGCCCGGGAGCTGCACAAGCTGAACGTGCATGTGGCCGCCATCCAGGAAGTTCGATGGCCCGGTCATGGAGAGCGAGAATTCACGGCGGTGGACCCCATCGCCAACACCTCTTTCAAGTACCACATCTACTACAGTGGCGGCGAAAAGGCGATGCACGGAGTCGGTTTCGTAGTGATTGGGGATCAGAAGAACCGAGTCATCAAGTGGAAGGTGGTGAATGACCGGATCTGCGTGTTGAGAATTAAGGGCAAATTCTTCAACTACAGCCTGATCAACATCTACGCTCCGACGAACGACAAGCCCGATGACGAGAaagacgctttctacgagcgtCTTGACAAGACCTATGGAGAGTGCCCAAGACACGACGTGAAGATAGTCATCGGAGACGCAAACGCGCAGGTCGGAAGGGAAGCCTTCTTCCATCCTGTCATCGGCAAGGAGAGCCTTCATCCTCGCACGAATGACAACGGCCTACGTTTGGTCAATTTCGCCGCAGCCAGAGGAATGGCTATCTGTAGCACCTTCTTTGCGCGCATGAACATTCGGAAGCACACCTGGCGACACCCGAATGGCGAATCGTGCACACAAATCGATCACGTTTTGGTGGATGGTCGACACTTCTCGGACGTGATGGACGTCCGATCGTACAGAGGACCGAACATCGACTCTGATCACTTCCTGGTAGCGTGTAAAATCCGAGCTAGGCTGTCGAACGTGCTGACCCCGCGGACTGCGAGGATAGCGCGGTTGAACGTCCAGCGCCTCGCGAGCAGCGACGTTGCTGCAGAGTACAGTCGGAAGCTCGACGAGCGGATCAACGAGGACGCGCCTACGGGTAACCTGGACGAGCAATGGGGAGCCCTCCAGAGCATCGTCAACACAACGGCTACTGAAGTGATCGGCACGACCAGAGGACGCAAACCCAAAGGGTGGTTCGATGCGGAGTGCCAGCGAGTGACGGACGAGAAGAACGAGGCCAGGAAGCGTATGCTCGTTAAGGGTACGCGCCGAAACTGTGAGCGATACAGTGAGTTGCGAAGAGCAGAGAAACGAATCCACCGCCGAAAAGAACGGGAGTACGACGAAACGGTACTTGCCGAAGCGGAAGCACAGTACAACGCGAACGATAAGCGGAGGTTTTACGCGACTGTCAACGGTGTAAGAAGGAAAACCACGCCTTCCCCTGTGATGTGCAACGACACGGAAGGCAACCTGTTGACAGACAAGACTGCGGTGGCGGCTAGGTGGAAGGAGCACTTCCAACAGCTGTTGAACGGTGAGGCACGAGAGGGAATCGTCGAGGACAGGATACACGTTGAGGAAGATGGAAAAGCTGTGGACCCGCCTACGTTGGAGGAAGTAGCTAAGGCTGTTAAAGAGCTCAAGAACGGGAAATCCGCGGGAAAGGACGGACTTCCGGCCGAACTTTTCAAGCACGGGAGTACGCGGATGACCGAGATTCTGCACCAAATCATCCTACGCATTTGGTGCGAAAAACAGCTTCCGACCGACTGGTTAGACGGGCTCGTCACCCCAATCTACAAGAAAGGGCAAAGACTCGATTGTGCCAACTATCGAGGCATCACAATCCTCAACGCAGCGTACAAAGTACTCTCCCGCATCCTGTGGAGCAAGCTGAGACCGATGACCGAGACCTTTGTCGGCGAATACCAGTGCGGTTTTCGAGCGGGTCGGTCAACGACGGATCAGATGTTCACTCTGCGACAAATCCTCGACAAGTTCCGGGAGTACAACCTGCAAACACACCATTTGTTCATCGACTTCAAAGCGGCGTACGATTCGGTCAAAAGAAACGAACTTTGGAAGATTATGGTAGAACACGGCTTTCCGGCGAAGCTTATAAGACTGATTCGTGCAACGCTCGACGGAGCAAAATCAAGCGTGCGAATAGCCAACGAGACATCTGAAGCTTTCGTTACGTTGGATGGATTGAAGCAGGGCGATGCTCTCTCGAACTTACTGTTCATCATAGCGTTGGAGGGTGCTGCGCGAAGGGCAGGCGTGCAAAGAAACGGAACACTCATCACTAAATCGCACATGCTGCTTGGATACGCTGACGACATCGACATCATTGGTATCGACCGTCGTTCAGTGGAGGAGGCGTTCGTCCCTTTCAAGCGGGAAGCTGCGAAGATCGGACTGACCATCAACACTGCCAAGACCAAGTATCTGGTCGCTGGCAGAGCGCGTGGCAGTGCAGGTGATGGTGTTTCGGAGGTGGAAATAGATGGAGAAAGATATGAGGTGGTGGATGAATTTGTATATCTTGGTACACTCGTGACGTGCGACAACGATGTGAGCTGCGAAGTGAAACGGCGGATTAGTGCTGCAAACAGGGCCTTTAACGGTCTTCGTAGCCAGCTAAGGTCCCGCAGCCTAAGGACGCCTACGAAAATCACGCTGTACAGGACCTTGATACTCCCTGTAGCTCTTTACGGTCACGAGTCGTGGACGCTAAAGGAGGCTGACCAGAGAGCACTTGGGGTCTTCGAGCGGAGAATCCTGCGTTCTATCTTCGGCGGCAAGCAAGTAGGAGACCGGTGGCGCAGGCGCATGAACTTCGAGCTGTACCAAGACTACAAACATGCTGATATCGTAAAAGTCATCAAGCACGACAGGCTGAAGTGGGCTGGACATGTAGCCAGAATGTCGGACGAGCGGGCGGCTAAAACGATATTCAGCAGCGAACCTGGACGGGGTCGTCGGCTTCGTGGAAGGCCTCGTACGCGTTGGCTGTGTGCAGTCGACGAAGATGCAAGAGCGGCCAACATTGTGGGCGACTGGAGACGAGCGGCCCAAGATCGAGCATCCTGGAAATCTTCGATTAGTTCAGCGTTGGGTCGATAG